From the Psychrobacter sp. P2G3 genome, the window CCCTATTTTCTACTTTTGGCTTATTTGTAACTCTAAGCTTGCTGATTGCTCTTATATTTGCGCTGATTGCTATTATGCCATGGCTACGAGCACCGCGTTTGCAGTCCAAACCAATAGACAATCAACTGCTAGATATTAATGTTGCAGTATTTCGCGAACGTTTAGCTGAGCTACAAACAGATAAAGACAGCGGTACTATTAATAATAGCCATTATCAAAATCAAAAGCTGGAGCTTGAGCGTCAGCTATTAGATGCGCAGCGTCAGATAACACCTATGGTCACCCCTGATGTCAAAAGCCGTTTAATTGTCGCAGCTTGGATCCCAATATTGGCTGCAATGGCGTATTTACTAATAGGCAATCGTACGCCCGTGTTTGATTTGTGGACAAGCGAGGACAAAGTAGGACAAGTGGCTGACGACCTATTGACAGCTAAAATTGACAAGCCGCCATCATGGGCGTTTGAAGATGGTCGTCAACTGATTAGCGCCATGCAAACCAATGTTCATCGTAATGCTGATGATCCTAATCGCTGGATGCGCCTATCCGAGCTTTTCTTATCTATGGAGGCGACTGACTCTGCGTTAGAAGCCTTATCGCGTGCCTATCGTTTAGCACCTGATAACGAGGAGATTGCTACTACTTATGCTCAGACTAGTTTTTTTGTTAATGAAGGTCAGTTAGACGCTAATATTCGCCGTGTATTACAAGCTATATTAGCTAAAAATCCGCAACATGAACGGGCTCAAATGCTCATGGCAATGGGTGAGACTCGTAGTAGTAACTTTGCCCAAGCGCAAGGTTGGATTAAACGCTTACAAGGCAGCATTGTGGCCAAACCAGGTGATCATACTAAAGCTTTAGCAAGCTTAGATGAGTTAAGCAACTACGTTAGCACGCAAGAAAAGCAAGCGCTAGAAGGTATTGACGTGACAGTGAAAATTAACGCTAATTTATTACCGTTAGTGAAAGCTGATGATGTGTTGTTTGTTGCGATACGTGAAGTTAAAGGAGGTCCACCGTTTGCCGCCAAACGTTTACCCATTAGTATTATCAAGCAAGGTGAGGCCAGTATCCGCTTAAGCAATCTTGATGCGATGATGCCAGATCGCACGTTAAATTCAGCTCGTAGTGACAAAACTCAGTTAGCAGTCGTTGCTCGTATTAGTCATAGCGGTAATGCCATAGCAGAGTCAGGCGACTTATCGGGTAATCCTATAGTGATTAGCGCTGAACAGACTCAGGTTAATGTTGAAATCAATCAACAGATTCCCTAATAAAAAATTATTACCGTAAGTTTCATAACACCAGAGCGGTAAGTGGCGCCGTTTATAAAAGTGGCGCGATTAATAGTCGTATACCAAAAACATATACGTTTAACATTGTTCATTGTATAAACACAGATAAAGAAAACAACTATGACTGAATCTACCGACAGATTAGATAGTACTAAATTGAATAGCGTTGAATCGGCTAGTACTAATATTGCTGACAATAAAGTACCTATAGCTGTGAGTAGTACTCATCAATCGATTGACTCTAAAACCATG encodes:
- the ccmI gene encoding c-type cytochrome biogenesis protein CcmI — its product is MTLFSTFGLFVTLSLLIALIFALIAIMPWLRAPRLQSKPIDNQLLDINVAVFRERLAELQTDKDSGTINNSHYQNQKLELERQLLDAQRQITPMVTPDVKSRLIVAAWIPILAAMAYLLIGNRTPVFDLWTSEDKVGQVADDLLTAKIDKPPSWAFEDGRQLISAMQTNVHRNADDPNRWMRLSELFLSMEATDSALEALSRAYRLAPDNEEIATTYAQTSFFVNEGQLDANIRRVLQAILAKNPQHERAQMLMAMGETRSSNFAQAQGWIKRLQGSIVAKPGDHTKALASLDELSNYVSTQEKQALEGIDVTVKINANLLPLVKADDVLFVAIREVKGGPPFAAKRLPISIIKQGEASIRLSNLDAMMPDRTLNSARSDKTQLAVVARISHSGNAIAESGDLSGNPIVISAEQTQVNVEINQQIP